A portion of the Actomonas aquatica genome contains these proteins:
- a CDS encoding ABC transporter permease: MIRQSFRRLLRERGFTTTVLLTLALCIGANVAIFAVVDAVLLRPLPFPHAERLVSVRNSYPGAGVARSGASVPNYYDRRNGAIPGFESVSIVQYGSAIIGNAGSPQRVSRGRVSPEFFDTLGVKLARGRTFTEEELDYANSNVIIITHEFWQSQFGGAEDILGQQIVLDGQTNTVVGVLPPGFRYLDMNARFFIPYASSEDDRTDTARHSNGHDMVVRLAPGVTVEQAQQQLDAFNAALLETDPFKDILIDAGFTTIVTSLHDDVVESVRDVLLLLQAGVLALLIIGGVNLANLLLIRAHGRTKEFAVRQALGAGTVDLARQILIETVMLALAGGVLGVLVGIFGIDLLAALGTTDLPLGANIVFDARVSVVSLVGSVVVGVLLAVPVLLLGLKQNLARAISSESRGGTVSRAAQNVRHGFIVLQVALAFTLLCGAGLLGVSLRNVLKTPTGFRADNILAASISLPYEGYAETPQRLTFLQRLRESITSQPGVSSVGFTDSLPFSGNNSDNATVVEGVEPKPGESIRTHYTASAYGDYWQTLGIGLVRGRFLNDGDQVEDAPRVCVVDQVFVDRYWPDGADPIGRRIATGVQLNDENAIRIVGVVAPVKHRNLTETDPLGTIYLPYPLRANRMFHLAIRTETPASMFAPTLRKLVLNIDPNLPVDDIEVYTQRIDDSLVLRRSPALLAAVFAAVALLLAAVGTYGVLAYAVSQRRREIGVRMALGALPGQVLRQFFSLGAKLLLMGLALGIGSAWITGRMIQSVLFNTGTFHIGVALLTAAIMGAVVMVAMLLPSQRAARISPTEALRDD, encoded by the coding sequence ATGATCCGCCAATCCTTCCGTCGCCTGCTTCGCGAACGCGGTTTCACCACCACTGTCCTGCTCACCCTCGCTCTCTGCATCGGGGCCAACGTCGCCATCTTCGCGGTGGTCGACGCTGTGCTGCTCCGCCCGCTGCCCTTCCCGCACGCCGAGCGATTGGTGAGTGTGCGCAACTCCTACCCGGGTGCCGGCGTGGCACGCAGTGGGGCGTCGGTGCCCAATTACTACGACCGCCGCAACGGCGCGATCCCGGGCTTCGAATCGGTTTCGATCGTGCAATACGGCAGCGCCATCATCGGCAACGCCGGTTCGCCTCAACGCGTGAGCCGCGGCCGCGTGTCGCCGGAGTTCTTTGATACCCTCGGCGTCAAACTGGCACGTGGCCGCACCTTCACCGAGGAGGAATTGGACTACGCCAACTCCAACGTGATCATCATCACCCACGAGTTTTGGCAAAGTCAGTTCGGCGGAGCCGAGGACATCCTCGGCCAGCAGATCGTGCTCGATGGCCAGACCAACACGGTCGTCGGCGTGCTGCCGCCGGGGTTCCGCTACCTCGACATGAACGCGCGGTTTTTCATCCCCTACGCGTCCAGCGAGGATGATCGGACGGATACCGCTCGTCACTCCAATGGCCACGACATGGTGGTCCGCCTCGCGCCGGGGGTGACGGTCGAACAGGCCCAGCAACAGCTCGATGCCTTTAACGCCGCCTTGTTGGAAACCGACCCGTTCAAAGACATTCTGATCGATGCCGGCTTCACCACCATCGTGACGTCCCTGCACGATGACGTCGTCGAAAGTGTGCGTGATGTCTTGCTGCTCCTGCAGGCTGGCGTGTTGGCGTTGCTCATCATCGGCGGCGTAAACCTCGCCAACCTGCTCCTTATCCGAGCCCATGGCCGCACCAAGGAGTTCGCCGTGCGTCAGGCCCTCGGTGCTGGCACGGTGGATCTCGCCCGCCAGATTCTGATCGAGACTGTCATGCTCGCCCTCGCCGGCGGCGTGCTGGGCGTATTGGTCGGCATCTTCGGTATCGATCTTTTGGCCGCCTTGGGCACCACCGACCTGCCGCTGGGCGCCAACATTGTTTTTGATGCCCGCGTCAGCGTGGTGAGCCTGGTCGGTTCGGTGGTGGTTGGCGTGCTGCTGGCCGTCCCCGTGCTGCTGCTGGGCCTCAAGCAAAACCTCGCCCGGGCCATCTCCAGCGAATCGCGCGGCGGCACCGTTTCCCGCGCCGCCCAAAACGTGCGCCACGGCTTCATCGTCCTGCAGGTGGCTCTCGCCTTCACCCTGCTGTGCGGAGCCGGCTTGCTGGGAGTTTCCCTGCGCAACGTGCTCAAAACGCCCACCGGATTCCGCGCGGACAACATCCTCGCCGCCTCCATTTCGTTGCCCTACGAGGGCTATGCCGAGACGCCACAGCGTTTGACCTTCCTCCAGCGCTTGCGCGAGTCGATCACCTCCCAGCCCGGGGTCTCGAGCGTGGGCTTCACTGATTCCCTTCCTTTCTCCGGCAACAACAGCGACAACGCCACCGTCGTCGAAGGCGTCGAACCCAAACCCGGCGAATCCATCCGCACCCACTATACCGCGTCCGCTTACGGTGACTATTGGCAGACGCTCGGCATCGGTTTGGTGCGGGGACGTTTCCTCAACGATGGCGACCAGGTCGAAGACGCCCCGCGGGTGTGCGTGGTCGATCAGGTGTTTGTGGATCGCTACTGGCCCGATGGTGCCGACCCGATCGGACGCCGCATCGCCACGGGCGTGCAGCTGAATGACGAAAACGCTATCCGCATCGTCGGCGTGGTTGCGCCCGTGAAACACCGCAACCTGACCGAAACCGATCCGCTCGGCACCATCTACCTGCCTTATCCGCTGCGCGCCAATCGCATGTTCCACCTCGCCATCCGCACCGAAACGCCGGCGAGCATGTTTGCCCCGACACTGCGTAAACTCGTGCTGAACATCGACCCGAACCTTCCCGTCGACGACATCGAGGTCTACACCCAACGCATCGACGACAGCCTCGTGCTGCGTCGTTCGCCTGCGCTGCTCGCCGCCGTATTCGCCGCCGTGGCGCTGTTGCTCGCCGCCGTCGGCACCTACGGTGTGCTGGCTTACGCCGTGAGCCAACGTCGTCGCGAGATCGGCGTGCGCATGGCGCTGGGGGCCCTGCCCGGCCAGGTGCTGCGGCAGTTCTTCAGTCTTGGCGCCAAACTGCTGCTGATGGGGCTCGCCCTCGGCATCGGCAGCGCGTGGATCACCGGTCGTATGATCCAGAGCGTGCTCTTCAACACCGGCACCTTCCACATCGGGGTGGCTCTGCTCACCGCCGCAATCATGGGTGCCGTGGTCATGGTCGCCATGCTCCTGCCCTCACAACGCGCCGCGCGCATCTCGCCCACCGAAGCCCTGCGCGACGACTGA